DNA from Rhodobacteraceae bacterium M382:
CCGGGCCAAGGGCAAGGTGACGGCCCATATCGAAGTCGGTGGCAAGGTCGAGAAACACGATTTTGACACGGTGATTTCCGCAGTCGGAATCGTTGGCAATGTCGAAAACCTGGGGCTCGAAGCGCTGGGAGTAAAGCTGGATCGCACGCATGTTGTCACGGACGCCTATTGTCGGACCGGGGTCGACGGCCTGTACGCTATTGGCGATATCGCCGGCGCACCGTGGCTGGCGCACAAGGCGTCTCACGAAGGTGTCATGGTGGCCGAATTGATCGCGGGCAAACATGCCCATCCAGTCAAACCCGAAAGCATCGCAGGTTGCACGTATTGTCATCCCCAGGTGGCGAGCGTTGGGTATTCCGAAGCCAAGGCCAAGGAACTGGGGTACGACATCAAGGTTGGCCGCTTTCCCTTTATCGGCAACGGCAAGGCGATCGCATTGGGCGAGGCCGAAGGCATGGTGAAAACCGTCTTTGACGCCAAAACCGGCGAATTGCTGGGCGCGCATATGGTCGGGGCCGAAGTCACCGAGATGATCCAGGGGTATGTGGTCGGCCGTCAGTTGGAGACCACCGAAGAAGACCTGATGAACACCGTGTTCCCGCACCCCACGCTGTCCGAAATGATGCATGAAAGCGTGTTGGACGCTTTTGACCGCGTTATTCATATGTAAGGTCTGTGACAGGCAGGGCCGGTAGCAGGCTCTGCCTCCAACCCCTTTGGGTGTTCGGTGGAAGATATTCGTTTGGGTGCTGGGTCACATGACCCGGCCCGTTGTCGCACCAGAAAGCCCAACAACCGCCAGAGACAGCGGAGCAAGATCGGGTTTGGCGGTATTCCCCGCACTTTGGCACGGTTGAAGGGGAAATTGGCTGAATTCACTGTCAACCCAGGTGTCTGCGCTTGTGCGTGGCCCGGGGTCTGTGGTCTCTTGGTCTCACGAACAAGGAGACCAATCTGTGCCCAGCCTGAACCGTATTGTAATGGGGAAATCCAGCCGCGGAATGATCCGCGACCTGAAACCCGCCAGCCTGGATGTCGCTGAGATTTCAGGTAAATGGGGCGAGATGTTCAAGTTCCGGTCCTACAGACAATTCCGGTACCCCGAGTTTGACATCTGCGAAGGACCGTTTCGCGGCGCAGACGACCGGATCCTGAAATTCGACCTGATCCTGGCCAATCAGGTGTGGGAACATCTGGACCGTCCATATCAGGCGACCAAATACGTGCGGCGTATGCTGCGTCGGGGCGGGCATTTCTGGGTCGCGGTCCCGTTTTTCATTCCTTTTCACGCCGCGCCTAACGATTGTTCGCGTTGGTCGGCGCGCGGGCTCAAGAATTTTCTGGTGGAATGCGGGTTCGAAGAGGATGCCATCCGTGCCCGTCAATGGGGCAACCGGAACGCGGCGTTGCGCAATATGGAAGAGGTCTGGCCCCCGGAATATGACGAAGAGGCCGATTCGCTCGAAAATGACCCGAAGATGCCGATTTGTTCCTGGGCGATAGCCCAAAAGACCTAAGTGGCAGCGGCAAATGTATCGTCAGGCGGGTTCGACCGCCCCGCCGGCCCGCAGCCATCCGGGTAATCCACCGATGTTATGCACATCCTCATACCCCAATTGGCGCAGGATCTTGCGTGCTGCCATGCTGCGCCCCCCAGAGGCGCAATAAACTGCAATCGGAGTGTTCTGGCGCAGCCGATTATCAAAATCTGGGTGGCGTGGATCGGCCAC
Protein-coding regions in this window:
- a CDS encoding class I SAM-dependent methyltransferase; this translates as MGKSSRGMIRDLKPASLDVAEISGKWGEMFKFRSYRQFRYPEFDICEGPFRGADDRILKFDLILANQVWEHLDRPYQATKYVRRMLRRGGHFWVAVPFFIPFHAAPNDCSRWSARGLKNFLVECGFEEDAIRARQWGNRNAALRNMEEVWPPEYDEEADSLENDPKMPICSWAIAQKT
- a CDS encoding sulfurtransferase — protein: MFTLKSLLPGKMTPQDAIAGVRDGTIILVDVREHAEVKSSGKALGALHIPLIRLRDVADPRHPDFDNRLRQNTPIAVYCASGGRSMAARKILRQLGYEDVHNIGGLPGWLRAGGAVEPA